Genomic segment of Aliiroseovarius sp. M344:
TTGTGCTTTCCAACACATTCTATCCACACTCATGGCTCGGCTGGTCCCCGTTCGCTCGCCGCTACTAGGGGAGTATCAATTGATGTCCTTTCCTCCGGGTACTTAGATGTTTCAGTTCCCCGGGTTTGCTTTTATAAACCTATGTATTCAGTCTATAAATACCTGTCTCAGAAAGATATAAGCTGCCACAAATACTCGAAAGTATCTAAGCAATTATATCAAACTGTCAGGTGGGTTGCCCCATTCGGAGATCTTTGGGTATAACGGCTATTCTCACCTTCCCAAAGCTTATCGCAGAGTATCACGTCCTTCATCGCCTCTTACTGCCAAGGCATTCACCAAACGCCCTTCTCGCGCTTGATTTGATCCAGAAGAAGACAGACCTTTTGTATATCTGACCTCTTACCCCAGAAGGGGCAATCTGGACCAAAAGCATACTTTCCCGCGCTTCCTAACTGTTCCGAAGAACCAGATCGCAGATGTCGGTCTTTGATCCGTTAAGAAGCACATGTTCAAACTTACGTTCGAACGTGCTGACAATTCCTTGCAGAATTGCAGCTTGGTTAGTGTACTTGACTTGGACAACATCGTCGTTTCAGGCGGGATACCGTAAAAAGTCCGAGGAAAGGGACTTAAAACAGCCTTCCTTGTAACCCACCCCATCAACTCCTTGCAGAGATAATGACGCGGAAGGAACCACGCTGAGGTCAACACACACGCGTGTGACCAACAATGTTGTTTATTTCTCTCTATACGATGTCAATTTTCATTCGAAAGGATCGAATGAGCAAACACTCAAAAGCGCTTGCTGATTTGATCCATCGGATTTTAGTGTGGATTTTGGTGGAGCCTAACGGATTCGAACCGTTGACATCCTGCTTGCAAAGCAGGCGCTCTACCAACTGAGCTAAGGCCCCACTTAATGGTGGGTCGAGGAGGACTTGAACCTCCGACCTCACGCTTATCAGGCGTGCGCTCTAACCACCTGAGCTACCGACCCTTACCAGACCGGTAGGTCTGTCTTTGATTTCCACTGGACTGAAGAGATATGAGGACGGCCTGGTCCGTCTGATATAGATCGGCAAAGGTACCGATCTGTTGCTAAGTGATCCACGATGATTGGCGAACCAATCATACAAGGATCATCCTTAGAAAGGAGGTGATCCAGCCGCAGGTTCCCCTACGGCTACCTTGTTACGACTTCACCCCAGTCGCTGATCCTACCGTGGCCGCCTGCCTCCTCAAAGAGGTTAGCGCAGCGTCGTCAGGTAGAACCAACTCCCATGGTGTGACGGGCGGTGTGTACAAGGCCCGGGAACGTATTCACCGCGTCATGCTGTTACGCGATTACTAGCGATTCCGACTTCATGGGGTCGAGTTGCAGACCCCAATCCGAACTGAGACAGCTTTTTGGGATTAACCCATTGTCACTGCCATTGTAGCACGTGTGTAGCCCAACCCGTAAGGGCCATGAGGACTTGACGTCATCCACACCTTCCTCCCGCTTATCACGGGCAGTTTCCCTAGAGTGCCCAGCCGAACTGCTGGCAACTAAGGATGTGGGTTGCGCTCGTTGCCGGACTTAACCGAACATCTCACGACACGAGCTGACGACAGCCATGCAGCACCTGTCACTGATCCAGCCGAACTGAAGGAATAGATCTCTCTAAACCGCGATCAGGATGTCAAGGGTTGGTAAGGTTCTGCGCGTTGCTTCGAATTAAACCACATGCTCCACCGCTTGTGCGGGCCCCCGTCAATTCCTTTGAGTTTTAATCTTGCGACCGTACTCCCCAGGCGGAATGCTTAATCCGTTAGGTGTGTCACCGAACAGTATACTGCCCGACGACTGGCATTCATCGTTTACGGCGTGGACTACCAGGGTATCTAATCCTGTTTGCTCCCCACGCTTTCGCACCTCAGCGTCAGTATCGAGCCAGTGAGCCGCCTTCGCCACTGGTGTTCCTCCGAATATCTACGAATTTCACCTCTACACTCGGAATTCCACTCACCTCTCTCGAACTCAAGACTAGCAGTTTCAAAGGCAGTTCCAGGGTTGAGCCCTGGGATTTCACCTCTGACTAACTAGTCCGCCTACGTGCGCTTTACGCCCAGTAATTCCGAACAACGCTAACCCCCTCCGTATTACCGCGGCTGCTGGCACGGAGTTAGCCGGGGTTTCTTTACCAGGTACTGTCATTATCATCCCTGGCGAAAGAGCTTTACGACCCTAAGGCCTTCATCACTCACGCGGCATGGCTAGATCAGGCTTGCGCCCATTGTCTAAGATTCCCCACTGCTGCCTCCCGTAGGAGTCTGGGCCGTGTCTCAGTCCCAGTGTTGCTGATCATCCTCTCAAACCAGCTATAGATCGTCGACTTGGTAGGCCGTTACCCCACCAACTATCTAATCTAACGCGGGCTAATCCAATTCCGATAAATCTTTCCCCCGAAGGGCGTATAAGGTATTACTCTCAGTTTCCCGAGGCTATTCCTTAGAACTGGGTATATTCCCACGCGTTACTAACCCGTCCGCCGCTCACCCCGAAGGGCGCGCTCGACTTGCATGTGTTAGGCCTGCCGCCAGCGTTCGTTCTGAGCCAGGATCAAACTCTCAAGTTGAAACGCGCTTACACGCGTATCCTTGACGTTCGAACCTCTGCACATATGCGCTTCGACCTGCAAAGATCGAAGCAATCTGTTCCAACCGACTAAAGTTGAAACAAGTCTCTGTTTGTTGTGCTTCAGTTTACAAAGTAAACAAAAGCCGTCCAAACAGTGAAGCTGACTATCCATCATCGAGATCCCGAAAGACCCCTAGGTAGTTGATATATATGTGCAGTTGTTTGTTCATCGAAATGAACCAAACCGCCCACATATCTCTTCAGATACCATCAATGTCAAAGAGCGTGGGACAAAAAGCCCCGAGACAAAATCAACCGGAAGCGCCGTACATAACTGGCGCAACCCGCGTCATCAACCCCAAAAATTCTTCCGCGTTCCCTCAAAGCCGCTTCCGCAAACCCGCAATCCCGCGTCCAACCGCGCCATCAGCGCCGCCGGTGAAGGGGGTTCTAGGCCCAACACAAAAGAGTCGCAACCCCTTTTTTAGGAAAAACGTCATATTCGCTAAATCTTTTCATCGGGCCTTATAAATATAGAGTATTGGCCGCTCACTTCAAGTTTGCCCCTTGGGTTAGGTTGGAAATTCCAACGTTCCAAGCGGTGATTCACCCCCTTCTGCGTGCCACAGGAGCGATTCAGTGTTTGCCCCTGCGATTCACCGGTTCGCTGGAGATTTTCAGAAGTGGCGCAAAGCCTGCATCAGTGGAAATCACGTGACTTGGGAATGATCCGCACATCCCGGGGGTGGCGCTGTGTATGCGAAGGCAAGGGGCGCAGAACATGGTCCGCATTTGCCATCTGCACATCCAGCGGATCGTTCGACAGGCGTTCCAGCGCATCACTGCGATCGATCAGCCCTTGGGCGACAATGTGAATAACATCGGCGTCGCGCTGCACCATGCCATGCACCTCTAACAGACGAGAGCGCATGATAGCCTTGCGAAACGCTTTCATCACTTTTGGCCAGACCACCAGATTGGCAACACCTGTTTCGTCCTCCAGCGTGATGAAGCACACGCCCTTGGCGCTGCCGGGGCGTTGGCGGATCAATACAATCCCCGCCATTGAAATGCTCTGCCCGTTGCGCATGGTCTGCAAATCCCGCGCCGACGAATATCCCTGCCGCGCCATGCTTTTGCGCAGGAAGGACATCGGGTGCGCTTTCAAAGACAGGCGCAAGGTTTGGTAATCCGCGACCACATGCTCGCAGACCGGCATCTGCGGCAGGGTGAACATTGCCTCGCCCCCTTCATCTGCCCCCAGTGAGAACAGTGGCAGATCGGGTGCGTCTTTCAAAGCGCGCGCGTCCCAAAGGGCTTGCCGCCGGTCCAATCCCACCGAGCGGAACGCATCGGCGGCCGCAAGCTTGCGCATCGTGCCCGCGTCCAGCCGGGCGCGTGTCTTGAGATCGTCAAGCGAGGTGAAGGGGTCCTCTCGCTCCGTCATGATGCGTTCGGCGCGGTCGCGACGCATCCCGTCCACCTGACGAAACCCAAGGCGTACGGCAAAGCGGTTCGGGCTGGTCGGCTGCAAGATATTGTCCCAATCGCTGTAATTCACATCCGGCGGGCGAACTTCGACCTCATGGTCACGGGCATCCCGCACGATCTGGGCGGGCGCATAGAACCCCATGGGCTGGGAATTCAAAAGCGCCGCGCAAAACACATCCGGGTAATAATGTTTGATCCAGCTGGACACATAGACCAGATGGGCAAAGCTGGCGGCGTGGCTTTCGGGAAAACCATAGTCGCCAAAGCCCTTGATCTGATTGAAGCAGCGATGCGCGAAATCGGCATCGTAGCCACGGTTGATCATCCGACCGACCATCTTATCCTCAAGCTCTCCGATCGTGCCGCGGGACCGAAAGGTCGCCATGGCTTTGCGCAGATCGTTAGCCTCGGCGGTGCTGAACTCTGCCGCCACCATTGCGATCTTCATCGCCTGTTCCTGAAAAATGGGAACCCCCATGGTGCGGCCAAGGATATTGCGCAGCTCGTCCGGGTCATGATCTGGCCCCGGCGAGGGGTAATCTTCCGGCTCCTGTTTATTTCGTCGCCGCAAAAACGGATGCACCATATCGCCCTGAATGGGGCCGGGGCGCACAATGGCCACTTGAATGACAAGGTCATAAAAGGTGCGCGGCTTCAGGCGCGGCAGCATGTTGATCTGCGCCCGGCTTTCGACCTGAAAGACTCCGATACTGTCGCCCTTGCACAGCATGTCATAGACGGCTGTATCTTCCTGATCGATATTTGCCAGTGTCAGATGCTGGCCATAATGCGCCTTGATCATATCAAACGCTTTGCGAATGCAGGTGAGCATTCCCAGCGCCAGCACGTCGATCTTGAGGATGCGCAGCTCGTCGATATCGTCCTTGTCCCATTCGATGAAACTGCGGTCTTTCATGGCCCCGTTGCCGATGGGCACCGTGTGGATCAGAGGCGTCTCGGTTAGGATGAACCCCCCGACATGCTGGGACAGGTGGCGCGGCATTCCGATCATCTGGTCCGCCAGCTTGATGGTGCGCGACATCAGCGGGTCGGATAGATCAAGCCCGGCCTCGGCGGCTTCGTTCGCGCCGACCTCGCGCCCAAAACTGCCCCAGATCGTTTTGGCCAGTGCCGAGGTGATATCTTCGGACAGGCCCATCACCTTCCCCACTTCGCGGATCGCCATGCGGGGACGGTAATGGATAACCGTCGCGCACAGTCCGGCATGGTCGCGGCCATATTCCTGATAGATATGCTGGATCACCTCTTCGCGGCGTTCATGTTCGAAATCCACGTCGATATCCGGCGGCTCTTTGCGTTCTTCGCTGATGAAGCGTTCAAACAGAAGGTCATTGGTGGCCGGGTCCACGGCGGTGATGCCCAACACATAGCAGACGGCAGAGTTCGCCGCGGACCCCCGCCCCTGACACAGGATCGGCGTGCCCACACCATGGCGCGCATACTGGATCACGTCATATATGGTCAGGAAATATTGCGGGACATTGCACTTGGCGATCATCGCCAGCTCTTTTTCCAGCGTCGCGCGCACCTTGTCCGGCACACCATCGGGATAGCGCCAGGCCGCCCCCTTCCATGTCAGTTCGGTCAGGTAATCCTGCGCCGTGCGCCCATTGGGAATGTTCTTTTTCGGGTATTCATAAGACAGCTCGCGCAGATCAAACCGGCAGGCATCCGCGACCTTGCGGGTGGCGCGAATGGCATGGGGCCACTCGGCAAACAGGGCCTCCATCTGTGCGGGCGATTTCAGGTGGCGTTCGGCATTGGCATCCAGCAGGAACCCGGCTTTGGTGATCGTGGTCTTGTGCAGAATGCAGGTCATGACATCCTGCAATGGCCGCCGATCCGGCGCGTGATAATGCACATCATTGGTGGCGAGGATGCACAGCCCGTATTCTTTCGCCAACCCATCCAACCGATTGATCCGCGCACGGTCCGTGCCGCGATAAAGATAGCTGACCGCAATGTGGCGAAGCGTTGGAAGCGCGCGCGCCAGACGACGCAGACCGGCAGCGAAATACGCCAGATCCTCGCCGGGGCAGGCAATTAACTGCACGCCTTCGCTGTGGCCAGCCAGATCATCAAGCGTGATGTCACAAGCACCCTTTGCCTGCCAACCGCCATCCACATCCCGCATCTTGCCCTTGGACAGCAAGGTGCATAGACGGCCATAGGCCGCCCGGTCGCAGGGATAGGCAAGAAATTCCTCGCCGCTGACCAGCTTTAACCGGCAGCCAATGATCGGACGCAAACACGCCTTGCGCGCCTGGGCGTGGAGGCGCACGACCCCCGCCATCGTGTTCAGATCCGCAACCCCCAACGCGTCATATCCAAGCTCCCAAGCGGTGCGCGTCAGATCGACCGCGTCAGACGCGCCGTGAAGAAAGGAAAAGCACGTCGTCACCCCAAGCTCGACAAAGCCCGTGCGCGGGTTGGGGGAAAACCCATCTTCGGATAAGGTGCGCCGAGGGGTTCGGTTGTCCATATCAGGCATCAGGCAAACATCCCGTGGACAAACCAACGGGGGTCCCCGCCGCGCCCATCTTCATGCAAGCCTTCGCGATAGAG
This window contains:
- a CDS encoding error-prone DNA polymerase, whose amino-acid sequence is MPDMDNRTPRRTLSEDGFSPNPRTGFVELGVTTCFSFLHGASDAVDLTRTAWELGYDALGVADLNTMAGVVRLHAQARKACLRPIIGCRLKLVSGEEFLAYPCDRAAYGRLCTLLSKGKMRDVDGGWQAKGACDITLDDLAGHSEGVQLIACPGEDLAYFAAGLRRLARALPTLRHIAVSYLYRGTDRARINRLDGLAKEYGLCILATNDVHYHAPDRRPLQDVMTCILHKTTITKAGFLLDANAERHLKSPAQMEALFAEWPHAIRATRKVADACRFDLRELSYEYPKKNIPNGRTAQDYLTELTWKGAAWRYPDGVPDKVRATLEKELAMIAKCNVPQYFLTIYDVIQYARHGVGTPILCQGRGSAANSAVCYVLGITAVDPATNDLLFERFISEERKEPPDIDVDFEHERREEVIQHIYQEYGRDHAGLCATVIHYRPRMAIREVGKVMGLSEDITSALAKTIWGSFGREVGANEAAEAGLDLSDPLMSRTIKLADQMIGMPRHLSQHVGGFILTETPLIHTVPIGNGAMKDRSFIEWDKDDIDELRILKIDVLALGMLTCIRKAFDMIKAHYGQHLTLANIDQEDTAVYDMLCKGDSIGVFQVESRAQINMLPRLKPRTFYDLVIQVAIVRPGPIQGDMVHPFLRRRNKQEPEDYPSPGPDHDPDELRNILGRTMGVPIFQEQAMKIAMVAAEFSTAEANDLRKAMATFRSRGTIGELEDKMVGRMINRGYDADFAHRCFNQIKGFGDYGFPESHAASFAHLVYVSSWIKHYYPDVFCAALLNSQPMGFYAPAQIVRDARDHEVEVRPPDVNYSDWDNILQPTSPNRFAVRLGFRQVDGMRRDRAERIMTEREDPFTSLDDLKTRARLDAGTMRKLAAADAFRSVGLDRRQALWDARALKDAPDLPLFSLGADEGGEAMFTLPQMPVCEHVVADYQTLRLSLKAHPMSFLRKSMARQGYSSARDLQTMRNGQSISMAGIVLIRQRPGSAKGVCFITLEDETGVANLVVWPKVMKAFRKAIMRSRLLEVHGMVQRDADVIHIVAQGLIDRSDALERLSNDPLDVQMANADHVLRPLPSHTQRHPRDVRIIPKSRDFH